One genomic region from Neisseria weaveri encodes:
- the rplU gene encoding 50S ribosomal protein L21: protein MYAVVKTGGKQYKVTVGQKLKVEQIPAELDSQIELNEVLMIADGESVKVGAPLVEGAKVTAKVVAHGRGEKVRIFKMRRRKHYQKRQGHRQNFTQIEIVAIA from the coding sequence ATGTACGCGGTCGTAAAAACCGGCGGTAAACAATACAAAGTTACCGTTGGCCAAAAATTGAAAGTAGAACAGATACCTGCCGAACTCGACAGCCAAATCGAACTGAACGAAGTTTTGATGATTGCTGACGGCGAATCTGTAAAAGTAGGTGCCCCCTTGGTTGAAGGGGCCAAAGTAACTGCTAAAGTGGTTGCTCATGGTCGTGGCGAGAAAGTACGTATTTTCAAAATGCGTCGCCGCAAGCACTACCAAAAACGTCAAGGCCATCGCCAAAATTTCACCCAAATTGAAATCGTGGCAATCGCTTAA
- the rpmA gene encoding 50S ribosomal protein L27, translated as MATKKAGGSSKNGRDSEAKRLGVKAYGNELIPAGSIIVRQRGTKFHAGENVGMGKDHTLFAKVDGYVEFKTKGALNRKTVSVRPYTGADE; from the coding sequence ATGGCAACCAAAAAAGCTGGTGGTAGCTCTAAGAACGGTCGCGATTCAGAAGCCAAACGCTTGGGTGTGAAAGCCTATGGCAACGAGTTGATCCCTGCCGGTTCTATCATTGTTCGTCAACGTGGTACCAAATTCCACGCCGGTGAAAATGTAGGTATGGGTAAAGACCACACTTTATTCGCTAAAGTTGACGGTTATGTTGAATTCAAAACCAAAGGTGCTTTGAACCGTAAAACCGTTAGCGTTCGTCCATACACCGGTGCTGACGAATAA
- a CDS encoding TrkH family potassium uptake protein: protein MYKVIPIIHVLSKLGVLFSFMLIVPTFVSYLFLDDAFSAFGQTALITITSSSLVWLLTRKYNRELRSRDGFTLVFMLWIGFAAIAAMPFYLYFPNISYTDAFFEAMSGLTTTGATVMTSLDTLAPSVNFWRHMLNWLGGMGIIVLAVAILPMLGIGGTQLFKAEIPGIDKDSKMAPRISQVAKKLWLFYFICTVLIGLALHWAGMSWFDAVCHAMSAFSLGGFSTHDNSIAYFNSVAVEVVLMIATILGAISFASHFTVLKARSVKPYWRDEECRIMLVTLFASIVAASLYLWHKQYYTSLYDSFRFVSFNFVSIGLANGYANADFAKWPLLTSLWMFFLANVLASSGSVGGGIKNVRAIVLFKFSLREMLLLLHPKAVRTVKVNGRSIPERMALTVLAFIFVYFFTVVLFTFLMMATGLDFVSALTAVIACITNAGPGLGAVGPAGNYAGLNDFQKWLCTGTMLLGRLEIFTVFILFTPAYWKK, encoded by the coding sequence ATGTATAAAGTTATTCCCATTATTCATGTTTTGTCGAAACTGGGCGTATTGTTTTCATTTATGCTTATTGTGCCGACTTTCGTTTCTTATCTGTTTCTGGATGATGCCTTTTCGGCATTCGGGCAAACGGCTTTGATTACGATTACTTCGTCCAGTTTGGTATGGCTGCTGACTCGGAAATATAACCGTGAATTGCGCTCGCGTGACGGGTTTACGCTGGTGTTTATGCTGTGGATTGGTTTTGCGGCGATTGCGGCGATGCCGTTTTACCTTTATTTTCCCAACATCAGTTATACCGATGCTTTTTTTGAGGCGATGTCCGGTTTGACGACAACCGGTGCGACGGTGATGACCAGTTTGGACACTTTGGCGCCGTCGGTTAATTTCTGGCGTCATATGTTGAACTGGCTCGGCGGTATGGGGATTATCGTTTTGGCGGTGGCGATTTTGCCGATGTTGGGCATCGGGGGAACGCAGCTGTTTAAGGCGGAAATTCCCGGTATCGATAAAGACAGCAAAATGGCACCGCGTATTTCCCAAGTGGCGAAAAAACTTTGGCTGTTTTATTTTATTTGTACCGTATTAATCGGCTTGGCACTGCATTGGGCGGGTATGAGCTGGTTTGATGCGGTTTGCCATGCGATGTCGGCCTTTTCTTTAGGCGGTTTTTCCACTCACGATAACAGTATTGCCTATTTTAATTCTGTGGCGGTTGAAGTGGTGCTGATGATCGCCACCATATTGGGCGCGATTAGTTTTGCCAGCCATTTTACCGTGTTGAAGGCCAGATCGGTTAAACCTTATTGGCGCGACGAAGAGTGCCGCATTATGTTGGTAACTTTGTTTGCAAGTATCGTCGCGGCAAGTCTGTATTTGTGGCACAAGCAGTATTACACGTCGTTATATGATTCGTTTCGATTTGTGAGCTTTAACTTCGTGTCGATCGGCTTGGCCAACGGCTATGCGAATGCGGACTTTGCCAAATGGCCGCTTTTGACATCATTGTGGATGTTTTTCTTGGCCAACGTATTGGCCAGTTCGGGTTCGGTTGGCGGCGGTATTAAAAACGTGCGCGCGATTGTGCTGTTTAAATTCAGTTTGCGGGAAATGCTGCTTCTTCTGCATCCGAAGGCGGTGAGAACGGTTAAAGTAAACGGCCGCAGCATTCCCGAACGTATGGCGCTGACGGTTTTGGCCTTTATTTTCGTCTACTTTTTTACCGTTGTGCTGTTTACATTTTTAATGATGGCAACCGGCTTGGACTTCGTGTCTGCGCTGACAGCCGTGATTGCCTGTATCACCAATGCCGGCCCGGGCTTGGGGGCGGTGGGGCCGGCGGGTAACTATGCGGGATTGAATGATTTCCAAAAATGGCTGTGTACCGGCACCATGCTGCTGGGGCGGTTGGAAATTTTTACGGTATTTATTCTGTTTACACCGGCATACTGGAAAAAATAG